aaaAGATTGTTCCAAAATCACTTATTACGAATTTAAAGTAAAATGTGCAGTTACTATTATTTGTTTTAGAATATTTTTTTGGGTATTTCTAAAATCTCgcaataaaaaggaaaaagaacctATAAAAggtaaattttttttgaagttGTGTTGTtagaaatatttaatttaatgaaTTCTTCTTTATGAATCCTTTCTGCCCACCTTACTTTaattattatgaaaataatGTGGATTATTAAACTAAGTTATACACAATATACTCCATAACTTATATTAGTGATCTTAAATGGTTCATCCTTTTAGAAGTTAGTTATCatttttcccctaattaagtcaCCGATATTACAATTATATAATGTAGAACCAAATTGATCCGACTCAGATTCCAACCTGCTACCGATTAACCCGATCCGATAAGAAGCCGAACCGATATCAATTTGAATCTGATGTCATCCGGCTAAATCCGTTTCAATCCAACTCGTTTCAGTTCGTTAACCCGATTAATCCGGTCTGATATTAGCTCAACCCGATATGAACTCGAACCCGTTATAATCCAGGTAAATCGGTTAACAATCCGCATTCTTACCcgacccgtttacaacccgatatGATATGAACCTTTGTATTAAAATTCGACCCGACCATTTAAGTTTTAAATCCGATCCAATTCGTCCCGTTAACCAAATAAATCCTTTACACCCTGATCCGTTTCAACTCAAATCCGATGAATCAACTCAATCAGTTAATCCGACACCTCAAATTTAaccctttgttttgttttgtgtttgaGGGAAGGCAATACCCTTTGTTAAGGCATCAATAATTCTTCCTATTTCTTGAGGCAGCAATAATTGAACACTGAACGACGTCAACTCGTATTCCTTCTTCTATAAATAGTAATGTCCTCTCCCTTCTTCTTCAACTCGATCCTCACACATTCACGCATTCTTCTTCAATTCTTATACAATTACCGCAATTCTTCCTTCAATTCTTCTATAAATTCCTACATTCTTTTTCAACTCTTCTACAAGATTACAAACACGTACACCATTCTTCCTTAACTCAACATCATAATTCAGTGTCGAATTTCGGGCTGAAATTTGTCAAATCGAAGTTTCGGGGTAGATTTGTACCTATTCTGGCCGAATTTGGAGGTCTTGGGGTTTTCTTCAGCTTGTTAAGATCAACATCTTAACCATCATCAGCCTCGCATCATTCTCTTCTAAACCAGGTACGATATCCCTCCTTTTCTTTTAAGGTACAATGTAATTATGGAATTCAAAGTTTCAAAGGTTGTTTGATTAATTAACAATGGATAAAGTAAAACTTGACTCACTTGAGTTGAGAAAATTACTCGTATAGAATTAAATCAGATGCTTGTACTGTTGACAGCAATGTGACTAAATGATGGTGATTTATGGTGGTTTCGAGTTTAAGCTAATACTATGTTTAATACAGAATATATTGTGATAATCCTTCTTTCCCTgtgttataatttttttattacataATAAAACTGAACTATGTTTATGTCAATATTTATACCAGAAATAACAGAAATTACGAACCTAAATGTGTTGGTTTGTATGATTTGTTTCCAGAAATTAATGGGTTTTGTCATTTGAAACTTGAGCTACGAACGTCCTCATAATCAAGACAATTGGACTAAGCTAATTAAccttaaaaattaaaacaactaTAATGGTAGGACTTTAGTGGCTCTTAGACAAAATTTGTAAACTGAAAACTGTAAATTTGTAAAACTGTAATCATGGAATTGAAAGTTTCAACTGTTTATAAGATTAACAATGTGGGAAAAATTAAAACATGAGTAGATGTATAACATGTATTTTCGACCAAAAATTTTACTCGTAAAGAAGAACTGATTATGCGCAAACAAGGGTTTGTAACCAAAATTAGAATTAAATTGGGCAAGGAGGCCCCCACCACACCACGCGCACGTGCCACGAACACAACGGACAGCAGCGGCACACGTGTGAAGATTCCTTTTTAACTCAAACCACCAAGGGAAGCACTTCAAAGTATAAACATTCCTTCCCTATATttaaacaaaagaaagagttcaTTTTCTTCCCATGTGGGACAATTCCCTTTACTTTAAATACTTCCTTGAAAACCATACATTTAATTTCtatcaatgtgggacatttTCACAAATGATAAAATTCTTTCTTTGCATTATTTCCAACAACCTCTTTAATGGATGTCATGGTCACAACAGATTGTTTTTGGTTTGCAGGAAATTCAAATATGGGTTACAAAGATGGATTAGTAAGTTGTATTATGGTTCTGTGTTTAGTTTGCCTAGCATATAGGGTATATGCTGATAGTTATTTAATAGATTGTGGGGCAACTAGTAATACTACTATTGGTAATCGGGTTTTCCTTGCCGATAGATATGCCGCAAAATACCTTTCCACTCGTCCAAACATTCTTGTGAAAACTTTGTCTGAAAACAATTTGTTGTATCATACAGCTAGAGTGTTTAGAAATTTAACGAGTTATACATTTCCTATAAGCCAAACAGGGAGATATTTCATTCGTTTTCATTTCTTTCCCTTTACTTCCAAGAGTTATGATTTGAGCTCCGCGAAGTTTATGGTTTTTGCTCAACAGTTTAAGCTGCTTAATGAGTTTTCACCACCAAAAGTTAGTGTTGTTAAAGAATATTCAGTTTTGGTGAACACAAATAGACTTACCATTCTCATAGTACCCACCGTAAATTCCATCGCCTTTCTGAATGCCATTGAAGTCTTTTTAGTTCCTGATTCAGTGACCACAGATTATGCAACATTAATTAATCCACTGCCAGGCTACAAAGACCTTGTTACAATGGCTTTAGAAACATTTTACCGGGTAAATATGGGAGGGTCGAATATAGACTTTGATGGTGACAAATTCTGGAGAAGTTGGATTCAAGATGATAGGTTTTTAGAACAAAAAGACCTTTCTATAGATATCCACAAATATGGAGCTGCTAATTCCAGTGGCCTTGTTGCACCATTAGTTGTCTATGAGAGTTGTAGAGAACTCAACTCCCAAAATGATATCATTGCCAACGTGTCATGGAACTTCAGTGTGAATCGAGGTTTCCAGTATTCTCTTCGTTTTCATTACTGTGATATAGTGAGTACATCTCCGGACGAATTGTACTTTAATGTTTATGTAGATTCGTTGATGATTTCTGAAGACCTTGACCTTACTAGTTTAGCCAAGGGGAGTTTGGATACTCCTGTTTATTTGGATTATATCACACCCGAGCTAACAACCAATACACTTAGGGTAAGCATTGGCCCAACTGCTGGGGCACAGAACCAACCTAATGCTATTTTGAATGGGTAAATTTTTAAAGTGAGTAATGAAGAGAAAAACCTAGATGATGAAGCTGATATCACTTTATCGAATTTAAGTCCCAAGCCCAAGCAGAAGGTCGGTGTGATAGTGGGGGTGGTTATTGGAATTTTGTCCCTCCTTCTTTTGGCTACAATTTTGTTGAGGTTTTACAAAAAGAGAAGCATCAATAATTCAACTCAAACTGATGAATTCGACCCAACCCCAATCCGTTGATCCGATTTGACATCGTTGGATACAATTTTTTTGAGGTTTTACTAGTACATCTATATCACAGTaatgaaacaaataaaatacTGGAAACCTCGATTCACACTGAAGTTCCATGAGACGTTGGCAATGAGATCATTTTGGGGGCTGAGTTTTCTACAACTGTCGTAGACAACTAGTGGTGCACCAGGCCACTAGTATAATTAGCAGCTCCGTTTTTTTGGATATCTACAAAAAGGTCTCTTTACTGTCTTCATGAATGTGTGGATATTGCTGAAGAGTGTGTGGTTGCGAGTGTTCTTAGGCGTTCTACAGGAGATGTTGTGTGCAGACTGGAGAAAGTGCTACAAATAATGTCTGCAGAGGCTGGCGTAGAACACACGGATGCTAGCAGCGCAAATGTTTCTCTGTCAGATGTCGAGGATCTTGCTCCTTTGTCTATAAGCAGGGTATTCACTCGGATGGCGAGGTCAATCAGTCAATGAACAGGACAATGCATTAAGGATAGGGATCAGGTATGGTGTTCCTCctgtatttatttatatattcttACTATTGCAATTTGTTAGAAGGTACTTGTCAGCTGATAAAGTTGAAGAATGAAGTATTGTTTTTGGGATTTAACTAACATTATTcatttgtttcatttttttctgcAATTATTGGCAGAACTGGAGCAGCAGCAGTGAAGACATGCACGATATGAAACAGGCTTTCTCTCATGTCGAGCTTTAGGTAAAACTGCCAGATTTAATTTTACAAGGTTTTGTTAGTAAATGACTTGTTTCTTTATATGGGCCTGAGAAATAACTTTATATTGTGAATTGagtctttctcttttttcttttgtttttatgTTAATTTTACCTGTGTTTTATCTGAAGGCAGCAAAGTGTAAATCAGATCTTGTGATTTGGGGTTTGATGTTCTGTGAGGTTGGATCAATTTCTTAAGATTGCTTTTTCTTTGACACCTGACTTAAGATTGATTGTTATTTCTGTCTTCCTTATCTAGCTTTGTTTTTGTTTGCTTCCAACCCCATCCCACAAATTCTGATAAAGATAGGTTCATCATCAATATGTTTTCGTCGTTCTCTGTGGTTTTAGCATTCTGGATTTTTTGTTTGCAACATTTTTCTCATGTTTTTGGACTTATATACATATATTTCAGACCTTTCTGTCATACTGAGCTAATGCATATCAATAAGCTTATGTGTTTCCTAGTGTTCTTGAGTATGCCTAAGAGACTAAACTAACTATCAATGTTCGTACCAAAATAAATCGTTTACTGTATAAGAATACTCTTTAGACCATTGTCTGATGTCTGATAACACATATCACCTCTACTATGTTTCTTTTGAAGTCCTATACTTCTATGGTTGTTCACTTAATTTCTCTGCAATCAACAATATCACCTGGTAATGCTTAGTAACTCTTGCAATGTTGTCTACTATTTGAAATGACTTATTACATCACCTGGTAATCCATCAAAAACAAGGATAAAATCTGAGCCATGACATCTTGTATTCTATCTTTAAAATGACTTATTAATTCAATGTATCCTTCTGCTTCAGCTTAGGGAGATATGTACTTTTTATTCTTGATTGATATTGCGTATCTACCCCGTTTATCCTTTGTTAACCATAACTTATTGATTTTTTTCCCACGCTCATTCTTTTACCTGATCACTGCAGCAGTATATATTATCATCAATGTTGAGTAGGAGCCAAAAACAATTGCTTGTGTTGGAAAAGTTCTTGAAAAACAGGAAGCTGGCACTGCTTAGGATGTTGCTACACAAACAAAAGCTATTGCAGGTACATGATGATAGTATTATTGAATTTATATATAGTGCTTTCACCATATAGGCGTTCTGTTGAGCTTGGATATTCCACATTTGCTTTGACTGAGAAGTTTACACGCTTTGTGCATACAGGAGTACGCCAATGCTTTGCCTTATCTGAAGGGTTGAACTACTAAGATGGATGATATTGTCGTCCTTAGCTTTAGATATAGTATGTTGTTTGCAACTTGCAAGTGCTTACTGGAGTCTTGAACTACTAATACTAAGATGGATGATACTGGCAACATATTTCTCAGTGGTAGTAAAGGAGAATAGCAATTACATATATCTGCTATGAGATTGTTGATGTCATCTTTTGATATGTGGAGAATTGTAATTCATACACTTTTCCTCTTCGTTTTTACTCAATCTGTGTAGATGTTGTTTCCAAATTTCAGTTTCAACTTTTAAGGAGATAAGCATAAACATGGGGCACAACCTTTTCATTTTTTCCCATTAAGGAcctgtaactttttttttccccACCTGTTTAGGACCTACTATTCACTTTCCGGTCAAAATtaaccaaatcaaataaaagTTTAGTCCCTTGGATTAGGTACTACGTGGCCTCGTTTCATTTGTCTGTGTTGTTTATGATGCAAGCGCATTTTTTTTAAGAGTAAAAACTAAATTAATTAGAGAAGGGAAGACATTGAAGAATCACTATGTGCCCTTAAACTTTCACGAGTTATGGGGACTCAAAAGTACATCTTTAATTACACAAAATAAGAGTCTTTCTCGCATTTTTTCGCCATATAATCCGCAAGCTGGTTGGTTCTCATCTCTTCAAATAATAGTGACGTTCCTCCTAGCTTCTCAAATAACTCCTTACAATCACCAAGCAAGAAATTAACCAATTAGCCATTAGCCAATCACATTTGGTCAAACTATTAAATTAACCAAAGAACGAgaaaaaacttaaaaaaaatatgcaaTGGATACTTCTAGTTAGGGCTGTTCATTACCGAATACCCGGCTAAACGGATATTCGAAATAGCGGGTACCCGGTTATACCGGGTCGGATCACAGGGTACCCGGtttctttataaaaaaaaaatctcatactTAGTTTTTTCAACTCAATCATGTAAGTCTATACTGCAACCTCGAAAACACTTAAATATTGAAAGCACACAATTAGCAACTATTATGTAGGTCTGTTCATAACTATAATCAATATCCCGTTTCTAAAAAGAATGGAACACGAGCAGAcacaatatttatttatttggtgtCTGAATAAAATCGCAAAACAACATAAAGGATCAAACAGAGAAGCATGGAAAAGTAGATACAAAACATTCACTGCATTGAAAAGTAAAAACTGTCTCAATATACAAATAGAAAATTCTTGCTACTTTAAAAGATGTATAAAGCATACAAGAGCTACCTCAATGTCCCCTCAAAGAACAAGTCCTAaagtatcttttttttttttttttttttttttttttttttttttttttttttgacagccaAATTACAAAGAAACGAGAATCCCATGCTACGACGTCTTTGCCCACTTAGCTAGTTCATGGGCTTTATACACGACATGCCTAGGGACTTTGATACAT
This Spinacia oleracea cultivar Varoflay chromosome 6, BTI_SOV_V1, whole genome shotgun sequence DNA region includes the following protein-coding sequences:
- the LOC110784738 gene encoding receptor-like protein kinase HERK 1, yielding MGYKDGLVSCIMVLCLVCLAYRVYADSYLIDCGATSNTTIGNRVFLADRYAAKYLSTRPNILVKTLSENNLLYHTARVFRNLTSYTFPISQTGRYFIRFHFFPFTSKSYDLSSAKFMVFAQQFKLLNEFSPPKVSVVKEYSVLVNTNRLTILIVPTVNSIAFLNAIEVFLVPDSVTTDYATLINPLPGYKDLVTMALETFYRVNMGGSNIDFDGDKFWRSWIQDDRFLEQKDLSIDIHKYGAANSSGLVAPLVVYESCRELNSQNDIIANVSWNFSVNRGFQYSLRFHYCDIVSTSPDELYFNVYVDSLMISEDLDLTSLAKGSLDTPVYLDYITPELTTNTLRVSIGPTAGAQNQPNAILNG